A segment of the Hallerella succinigenes genome:
AGGCGTATCGGTCGTCAAAAACTCCACTTTTCCCTGTCGAGTGAGCCTTTTTTCGATTTCCGGATGCCTTTTGAGGTAATCTTTGGTTTTTTGAGCAACAATTTCTCCCTGGGACACCACCCGAACCCCTTGCGGAACGACCGACTGAATGACCGGCAAGAGCAACGGATAATGGGTACAGGCGAGCAAAATAGCGTCGATTTCAGGATCTTTTAAAAGCAGACGTTCAATGTCCCGCTTGACAAAAAAACGGGTTCCCTCGCTCTCGATTTCTCCGTTTTCGACGAGAGTCGCCCACAAAGGGCACGCCTGCTGGGTCACCTTCAACTGAGGAAAAAAGTGCCCGATTTCGAGCGGATAGCTCCCTGAAATGACCGTTCCCGCCGTTCCGAGGACGCCCAAATGGCCCGTTTTAGAAAAAGAACCTGCCTCTTCGGCGGTAGGACGAATGATGCCGAGGACGCGGTTGCTCGGGGCGATTTTGGGCAGGTCGTGCTGCTGGATGGTTCTGAGCGCCCGTGCCGAAGCCGTGTTGCAGGCGAGGATCACGAGCGGACATCCGCGGTTAAAAAGAGC
Coding sequences within it:
- the murI gene encoding glutamate racemase — protein: MIGVFDSGFGGLTILHELRKALPEYDFTYLGDNARAPYGSRTFETIYRYTLEAVKALFNRGCPLVILACNTASARALRTIQQHDLPKIAPSNRVLGIIRPTAEEAGSFSKTGHLGVLGTAGTVISGSYPLEIGHFFPQLKVTQQACPLWATLVENGEIESEGTRFFVKRDIERLLLKDPEIDAILLACTHYPLLLPVIQSVVPQGVRVVSQGEIVAQKTKDYLKRHPEIEKRLTRQGKVEFLTTDTPEFFSRGAIFFGEKDVFSKNLSF